The following coding sequences are from one Salvia hispanica cultivar TCC Black 2014 chromosome 3, UniMelb_Shisp_WGS_1.0, whole genome shotgun sequence window:
- the LOC125210411 gene encoding uncharacterized protein LOC125210411 yields the protein MDPRKLDANKRIFVLRFLVESSMGFFDSRGAEGGRRGGGAARRRSLVRFVIVGQSHGTMSERLMADYFSADPRYPAEIFRRRFRMSRPLFTHIATTLADRFECFTLRSDCTGRIGLSTLQKCTSAIRQLAYAGPADMFDEYLQMGETTSLTVLRQFCKGMREVFGPEFLRKSTPDECQRLLDMHGAVHNFPGMMGNIDCMHWEWKNWPVAWKGQFTTGSNNDINVLQSSPIFNDECRGEGPEISFVANGTQYRRGYYLADGIYPRWPVFVKTLRQPAGAKRQYFARKQEAARKDVERAFGVLQVRWAILRCPARVWHEDDVADIMVACIILHNMIIEDEGFAAERWAPEDGASTSHGVASAPIQMGVPRSNEYLIQRFADIRRSTAHDQLQVDLIEEIWARRGGGVA from the exons ATGGACCCTCGAAAACTTGATGCAAATAAACGAATTTTTGTTCTACGTTTTCTTGTGGAATCAAGCATGGGATTCTTTGATTCAAGAGGTGCAGAGGGAGGCCGACGAGGAGGCGGCGCGGCGCGGCGGCGATCCCTCGTGAGATTCGTCATCGTCGGACAATCCCACGGGACCATGTCGGAGCGGCTTATGGCCGACTACTTTAGCGCTGACCCTCGTTACCCGGCTGAGATTTTTCGTCGGCGTTTCAGAATGTCGCGACCGCTCTTTACCCATATAGCGACGACATTGGCGGACCGGTTCGAGTGCTTCACGCTCCGAAGTGATTGCACTGGCCGGATCGGGCTGTCTACTTTGCAGAAATGCACCTCTGCAATTAGGCAGCTTGCCTATGCCGGACCGgctgatatgttcgacgaatacctacaGATGGGTGAGACGACTAGTCTAACTGTGCTCCGACAGTTTTGTAAGGGCATGCGGGAAGTCTTTGGTCCGGAGTTCCTACGAAAGTCAACCCCTGATGAGTGCCAGAGACTGCTCGATATGCACGGTGCGGTGCACAATTTCCCAGGCATGATGGGCAACattgattgcatgcattgggagtggaaaaaCTGGCCGGTGGCGTGGAAAGGCCAGTTCACTACCG gttcgaacaacgacatcaacgttcTGCAGTCGTCGCCTATCTTCAATGATGAGTGCCGGGGAGAGGGTCCAGAGATCAGTTTTGTAGCAAATGGCACGCAGTATCGCAGGGGATACTATTTGGCAGATGGAATATACCCTCGTTGGCCCGTATTCGTCAAGACACTTCGCCAACCGGCTGGAGCGAAGAGACAATATTTTGCGCGAAAACAAGAGGCCGCTAGGAAAGATGTTGAGCGAgcttttggtgtgctccaagTGCGATGGGCCATTCTACGCTGCCCGGCACGAGTGTGGCACGAAGATGATGTCGCGGATATTATGGTAgcatgtatcatattgcacaatatgataatagaagatgaaggatttgcGGCAGAACGTTGGGCGCCGGAAGATGGTGCAAGTACAAGTCACGGCGTTGCCTCCGCGCCGATACAGATGGGTGTACCACGTAGTAATGAATATCTGATCCAACGTTTCGCTGATATACGCAGGAGCACAGCACATGACCAACTCCAGGTCGATTTGATTGAAGAGATCTGGGCACGTAGGGGAGGCGGCGTAGCGTGA
- the LOC125212950 gene encoding transcription termination factor MTERF6, chloroplastic/mitochondrial-like, protein MDTGFQSSGMMWFFKDRGFDDKSIHDMSKKCKQLSDVDRERASETWDYLKSIGIPERKLPVVIGKCPKILTLDLHDKLVPMIQCLATLGTKPKEVASAITKFPHILGHSLEEKLCPLLAFFEGLGAPEKQLGKMILLNPRIISYSIESKLSQMVDFLAGLGLSKDGMIGKVLVKHPFIMGYSVEKRLMPTCEYLRSLGLTESQLHRAAINFPEILCRDVDKTLRPNVMYLESRGFSPSQIAAVVGGYPPVLIKSASNSLGPRIKFLEQVMGRQINEVAEYPEFFRHGLKGKLESRHKLLTRKGIECSLSEMLECNHKKFLLKFGM, encoded by the coding sequence ATGGACACAGGTTTCCAGAGTAGTGGCATGATGTGGTTCTTCAAAGACAGAGGTTTTGATGATAAAAGTATTCATGATATGTCCAAGAAGTGCAAGCAGCTAAGTGATGTCGACAGGGAGAGGGCCTCAGAGACTTGGGACTACTTGAAAAGCATAGGCATACCAGAGAGGAAACTTCCCGTGGTTATTGGGAAGTGTCCCAAGATTCTTACTCTCGACTTGCATGACAAACTTGTGCCGATGATCCAGTGCCTTGCAACATTGGGGACAAAACCAAAGGAAGTTGCTTCTGCCATAACAAAATTCCCACATATACTCGGGCACAGTTTGGAAGAGAAGCTCTGCCCCCTTCTTGCATTTTTTGAAGGTCTTGGTGCTCCTGAAAAGCAACTTGGCAAAATGATCCTGTTAAACCCTAGGATCATAAGTTACAGCATTGAATCCAAACTTTCTCAGATGGTGGATTTCCTTGCTGGCCTTGGTTTGTCTAAAGATGGGATGATCGGTAAGGTTCTGGTCAAACACCCGTTTATCATGGGTTATAGTGTTGAGAAACGGCTAATGCCAACTTGTGAGTATCTAAGATCACTAGGTCTAACAGAGTCTCAGCTCCATAGAGCAGCAATAAACTTCCCGGAAATTCTATGCCGGGATGTTGACAAAACTCTAAGGCCTAATGTTATGTACCTTGAATCACGCGGGTTCAGTCCAAGCCAGATAGCGGCAGTGGTAGGCGGGTATCCTCCGGTTCTGATCAAGAGCGCAAGTAACTCCTTGGGACCAAGAATCAAGTTCTTGGAACAGGTAATGGGAAGGCAAATCAACGAAGTGGCTGAATATCCAGAGTTCTTTAGGCATGGTTTGAAGGGGAAGTTAGAGTCTAGGCATAAGCTACTGACACGAAAGGGCATAGAGTGTAGCTTGAGTGAGATGTTGGAATGCAACCACAAGAAATTTCTTTTGAAATTCGGCATGTGA
- the LOC125209067 gene encoding cadmium-induced protein AS8-like isoform X2: MIIRSIFRRYERWNPVHPTSGAFWGVGVGIGCGIGWGPGFGHEVVGYVGAGCGAGFSVGITFLGFGIGLPANYILQLPSSAVKVTTRGAWDVARALGKRGLETDGWAGISSNISEVLQNPYQYAPFSSFKAGNWKENIVDFDGIKSSVASNAKQIADCFQRVGGRFSPSGGTGSKSL, from the exons ATGATAATAAGGAGTATCTTTAGGAGATATGAGAGGTGGAATCCCGTGCATCCAACATCCGGAGCCTTTTGGGGCGTGGGGGTGGGCATTGGTTGCGGCATAGGATGGGGTCCCGGCTTTGGACACGAGGTGGTTGGTTATGTTGGAGCCGGCTGTGGTGCTGGCTTTAGCGTTGGGATCACTTTTCTTGGCTTCGGAATTGGCCTTCCGGCTAACTACATCTTACAGCTCCCTTCTAGCG CTGTTAAGGTTACAACGAGAGGAGCGTGGGATGTTGCTCGGGCACTTGGGAAGAGGGGTCTTGAAACTGATGGCTGGGCTGGGATTAGTTCTAACATCTCTGAAGTACTACAGAATCCGTATCAGTATGCGCCTTTTTCCTCCTTCAAGGCTGGAAATTGGAAGgagaatattgtagatttTGATGGCATAAAAAGTTCAGTGGCTTCAAATGCTAAGCAGATCGCAGATTGCTTTCAAAGAGTCGGGGGGCGCTTCAGTCCTTCGGGTGGAACTG GTTCGAAGAGTTTATAG
- the LOC125209067 gene encoding cadmium-induced protein AS8-like isoform X1, which produces MIIRSIFRRYERWNPVHPTSGAFWGVGVGIGCGIGWGPGFGHEVVGYVGAGCGAGFSVGITFLGFGIGLPANYILQLPSSAVKVTTRGAWDVARALGKRGLETDGWAGISSNISEVLQNPYQYAPFSSFKAGNWKENIVDFDGIKSSVASNAKQIADCFQRVGGRFSPSGGTDVDFLPGSKSL; this is translated from the exons ATGATAATAAGGAGTATCTTTAGGAGATATGAGAGGTGGAATCCCGTGCATCCAACATCCGGAGCCTTTTGGGGCGTGGGGGTGGGCATTGGTTGCGGCATAGGATGGGGTCCCGGCTTTGGACACGAGGTGGTTGGTTATGTTGGAGCCGGCTGTGGTGCTGGCTTTAGCGTTGGGATCACTTTTCTTGGCTTCGGAATTGGCCTTCCGGCTAACTACATCTTACAGCTCCCTTCTAGCG CTGTTAAGGTTACAACGAGAGGAGCGTGGGATGTTGCTCGGGCACTTGGGAAGAGGGGTCTTGAAACTGATGGCTGGGCTGGGATTAGTTCTAACATCTCTGAAGTACTACAGAATCCGTATCAGTATGCGCCTTTTTCCTCCTTCAAGGCTGGAAATTGGAAGgagaatattgtagatttTGATGGCATAAAAAGTTCAGTGGCTTCAAATGCTAAGCAGATCGCAGATTGCTTTCAAAGAGTCGGGGGGCGCTTCAGTCCTTCGGGTGGAACTG ATGTCGACTTTCTTCCAGGTTCGAAGAGTTTATAG
- the LOC125209067 gene encoding cadmium-induced protein AS8-like isoform X3, with translation MIIRSIFRRYERWNPVHPTSGAFWGVGVGIGCGIGWGPGFGHEVVGYVGAGCGAGFSVGITFLGFGIGLPANYILQLPSSAVKVTTRGAWDVARALGKRGLETDGWAGISSNISEVLQNPYQYAPFSSFKAGNWKENIVDFDGIKSSVASNAKQIADCFQRVGGRFSPSGGTG, from the exons ATGATAATAAGGAGTATCTTTAGGAGATATGAGAGGTGGAATCCCGTGCATCCAACATCCGGAGCCTTTTGGGGCGTGGGGGTGGGCATTGGTTGCGGCATAGGATGGGGTCCCGGCTTTGGACACGAGGTGGTTGGTTATGTTGGAGCCGGCTGTGGTGCTGGCTTTAGCGTTGGGATCACTTTTCTTGGCTTCGGAATTGGCCTTCCGGCTAACTACATCTTACAGCTCCCTTCTAGCG CTGTTAAGGTTACAACGAGAGGAGCGTGGGATGTTGCTCGGGCACTTGGGAAGAGGGGTCTTGAAACTGATGGCTGGGCTGGGATTAGTTCTAACATCTCTGAAGTACTACAGAATCCGTATCAGTATGCGCCTTTTTCCTCCTTCAAGGCTGGAAATTGGAAGgagaatattgtagatttTGATGGCATAAAAAGTTCAGTGGCTTCAAATGCTAAGCAGATCGCAGATTGCTTTCAAAGAGTCGGGGGGCGCTTCAGTCCTTCGGGTGGAACTG GATAG
- the LOC125216908 gene encoding transcription termination factor MTERF6, chloroplastic/mitochondrial-like, whose amino-acid sequence METGSGIMWFFRERGFDDKSIHYMFNKCRRLEVVDREIASETWDYLRSTGIPGGKLSMVIRKCPEILTLDLHDKLVPMIQCLATLESRPKEVASAIAKFPHILLHSLEEKLCPLLAFFEVLGAPEKQIGKLILLNPVIISYSIESKLSRLVDFLASLGLSKDGVVGRFVAKHPFITRYSVEKRLRPACEFLRSLGLTEPQLQRAVLNFPEVLCRDVNKVLRSNVMYLESCGFSSSQLAAVVAGYPLVIINSVSKLLRPRIKFLKEAMGRSIDEISQYPGFFRHDIQRLKSRQKLLTQNGVECSLSEMLDCKHKRFLLKFVV is encoded by the coding sequence ATGGAGACAGGTAGTGGCATTATGTGGTTCTTCAGAGAAAGAGGTTTTGATGATAAAAGCATACATTATATGTTCAACAAGTGCAGACGGCTTGAAGTTGTCGATAGGGAAATCGCCTCAGAAACTTGGGATTATTTGAGAAGCACAGGCATACCAGGGGGGAAACTTTCCATGGTCATTAGGAAGTGCCCCGAAATTCTTACCCTCGACTTGCACGACAAACTTGTACCGATGATCCAGTGCCTTGCAACGTTGGAGTCAAGACCGAAGGAGGTAGCTTCTGCCATAGCCAAATTCCCACACATACTCTTGCACAGTTTGGAAGAGAAGCTCTGCCCGCTTCTTGCCTTCTTCGAAGTTCTTGGTGCTCCCGAGAAGCAAATTGGCAAACTGATACTCTTAAACCCTGTAATCATAAGTTACAGCATTGAATCAAAACTTTCTCGGTTGGTGGATTTTCTTGCCAGCCTTGGTCTGTCCAAAGATGGGGTGGTTGGTAGATTTGTGGCCAAACATCCATTCATCACAAGGTATAGTGTTGAGAAACGGCTACGACCAGCCTGTGAGTTTTTAAGATCACTTGGTCTGACAGAGCCTCAGCTCCAAAGAGCAGTGTTGAATTTCCCGGAAGTTCTGTGTAGGGATGTGAACAAAGTTCTCAGATCTAATGTTATGTACTTGGAGTCTTGTGGGTTCAGTTCGAGTCAGTTAGCAGCAGTGGTTGCTGGCTATCCTCTTGTTATAATCAACAGTGTAAGTAAATTGTTGAGACCAAGAATCAAGTTCTTGAAAGAAGCGATGGGAAGAAGCATTGACGAAATTTCTCAGTATCCGGGCTTCTTTAGGCATGATATACAAAGATTAAAGTCGAGGCAGAAACTGCTGACACAAAATGGCGTGGAGTGTAGCTTGAGTGAGATGCTGGACTGTAAGCACAAGagatttttgttgaaatttgtCGTTTAG
- the LOC125212862 gene encoding protein Brevis radix-like 1, protein MLTCITCSKQRVEDEEDAPRGTPNTKDAVKSVANQIKDMALKVSGTSKGKPGGTSSSFKVGQRSYPEFETSSEGVPYPYFQPGSSSTPAWHFMNAGGGSAAPRDSAYTAFGGDDMTPNRISSRFDDMGLGEEDGPKEWMAQVEPGVQITFVTLPRGGNDLKRIRFSREMFDKSQAQRWWSENFDRIMELYNVQKFNQQALNTPGRSECGRDSTYSRLGSVRESPRMTSASMNREWQPRYSNYYNGGGQSSYAMEGARDTTASRDEDAVSISNASEVEGEWIEEDEPGVYITIRQLVDGTRELRRVRFSRERFGEVHAKQWWDTNRDRIQAQYLS, encoded by the exons atgttGACATGTataacttgctcgaaacaaagagtggaagatgaagaagatgccCCGCGTGGGACTCCCAATACAAAAGACGCCGTCAAAAGCGTCGCCAACCAG ATCAAGGACATGGCACTAAAAGTATCAGGAACAAGCAAAGGAAAACCAGGTGGAACAAGCAGCAGCTTCAAGGTAGGACAAAGATCATATCCCGAATTCGAAACATCATCGGAGGGAGTCCCTTATCCCTACTTCCAACCCGGAAGCTCGAGCACGCCAGCCTGGCACTTCATGAACGCCGGGGGTGGCAGTGCCGCCCCCCGCGACTCTGCATACACCGCCTTCGGTGGCGATGACATGACCCCGAACCGCATCTCATCCCGGTTCGACGACATGGGGCTGGGAGAGGAAGACGGCCCCAAGGAGTGGATGGCGCAGGTCGAGCCTGGCGTCCAAATCACCTTCGTCACCCTCCCCCGTGGCGGGAATGACCTCAAACGCATCCGTTTCAG CCGGGAGATGTTCGACAAGTCCCAAGCTCAGAGGTGGTGGAGTGAGAACTTTGACAGAATAATGGAGCTATACAATGTCCAGAAATTCAACCAGCAGGCATTGAACACTCCTGGCAGATCTGAGTGTGGA AGAGATTCAACTTACTCGAGGCTAGGGTCGGTGAGAGAGAGCCCGCGAATGACTTCAGCATCAATGAACAGAGAGTGGCAGCCGAGGTACAGCAACTACTACAACGGTGGAGGGCAGAGCTCATACGCGATGGAGGGGGCGCGGGACACCACAGCCTCCCGGGACGAGGATGCAGTCTCCATCAGCAATGCTAGTGAAGTTGAAGGAGAGTGGATTGAGGAAGACGAACCGGGCGTCTACATCACCATCAGACAGCTTGTTGATGGTACGAGGGAGCTTCGTCGTGTCAGATTCAG TCGGGAGCGATTTGGGGAGGTGCATGCTAAGCAATGGTGGGACACTAATAGGGATAGGATACAAGCTCAATATCTTTCCTAG